From a single Herbiconiux sp. SALV-R1 genomic region:
- the denD gene encoding D-erythronate dehydrogenase, whose translation MKVLITGGAGFLGDRLARTLLARGEVTVAGETSPLTGVTIVDRVLPRPDLVDDGRVSAVVGDLGEALGDGVLDGVDLVFHLAAVVSSEAERDFDLGMRVNLAATMELLEACRARPTPPRLVFTSSLAVFGSTDALPLPPVITDETLPTPQSSYGIQKFIGEQLVADYARRGLVPARTVRLMTVAVRPGAPNAAASSFLSGIVREPLAGVASNSPVPPETLVALSSPARTVEGVLLAAAATDADWGPHTALTLPALTVSVGEMVAALERVGGPDAAALVGWEPDEAVARIVTSWPSRFDSTRARRLGLTADPDFDTIVAAYLAENRA comes from the coding sequence GTGAAGGTCCTCATCACGGGTGGAGCAGGCTTCCTCGGCGATCGTCTGGCGCGCACGCTGCTCGCGCGCGGGGAGGTGACGGTCGCGGGGGAGACGTCGCCGCTCACCGGCGTGACCATCGTCGATCGGGTGCTGCCGCGGCCCGACCTCGTCGACGACGGGCGGGTCTCCGCCGTGGTGGGCGACCTGGGCGAGGCCCTCGGCGACGGGGTGCTCGACGGCGTCGACCTCGTGTTCCACCTCGCGGCCGTGGTGTCGAGCGAGGCCGAGCGCGACTTCGACCTCGGCATGCGCGTAAACCTCGCCGCCACCATGGAGCTGCTCGAGGCCTGCCGTGCCCGGCCCACGCCGCCGCGCCTGGTCTTCACGAGCTCGCTCGCCGTGTTCGGATCGACGGATGCGCTGCCGCTGCCACCCGTCATCACCGACGAGACGCTGCCGACGCCGCAGTCGAGCTACGGCATCCAGAAGTTCATCGGAGAGCAACTGGTCGCCGACTACGCCCGTCGCGGGCTCGTGCCCGCCCGCACGGTGCGGCTGATGACGGTGGCGGTGCGTCCTGGCGCGCCGAACGCGGCGGCGTCGAGCTTCCTCTCGGGCATCGTGCGCGAGCCGCTGGCGGGAGTCGCGAGCAACAGTCCGGTGCCCCCCGAGACGCTGGTGGCGCTCAGCTCACCCGCCCGCACCGTCGAGGGCGTGCTGCTCGCGGCCGCCGCGACCGACGCCGACTGGGGCCCGCACACCGCGCTCACCCTCCCCGCCCTCACCGTGAGCGTCGGGGAGATGGTGGCCGCTCTCGAACGCGTGGGCGGGCCGGATGCCGCGGCGCTCGTGGGGTGGGAGCCCGACGAGGCGGTCGCCCGCATCGTCACCAGCTGGCCCTCCCGCTTCGACTCCACCCGCGCCCGCCGCCTCGGCCTCACCGCCGACCCCGACTTCGACACCATCGTCGCCGCCTACCTCGCGGAGAACCGGGCGTAG
- the secY gene encoding preprotein translocase subunit SecY — MFKAVARIFRTPDLRRKIGFTLGIVALFRLGSFIPAPFVDFGNVQTCLAANQGTSGLYELVNLFSGGALLQLSIFALGIMPYITASIIVQLLRVVIPHFETLYKEGQSGQSRLTQYTRYLTIALGVLQSTTLITVARSGALFGTSTVAECGQLITNDAWYAILLMVITMTAGTGVIMWMGELVTERGIGNGMSLLIFTSIASTFPSSLWLIAQTQSFETFLAVLAVGVAVIFGVVFVELSQRRIPVQYAKRVVGRRTYGGNNTYIPIKVNMAGVVPVIFASSLLYLPALIAQFNQPAAGQAPAEWVTWINNYLVRGDHPLYMLLYFLLIVGFTYFYVAITFNPEEVADNMKKFGGFIPGIRAGRPTAEYLDYVLTRITLPGSLYLGLIALLPLIALVAVGANQNFPFGGASILIIVGVGLETVKQIDSQLQQRHYEGLLR; from the coding sequence TTGTTCAAAGCCGTCGCGCGGATCTTCCGGACTCCGGACCTCCGCAGGAAGATTGGCTTCACGCTCGGCATCGTCGCGCTGTTCCGGCTGGGATCGTTCATCCCGGCACCCTTCGTGGACTTCGGGAACGTGCAGACCTGCCTCGCCGCCAACCAGGGCACCTCAGGCCTCTACGAGCTCGTCAACCTGTTCTCGGGGGGCGCGCTCCTCCAGCTGTCGATCTTCGCGCTGGGAATCATGCCGTACATCACGGCCTCGATCATCGTGCAGCTCCTGCGCGTGGTCATCCCTCACTTCGAGACCCTCTACAAGGAGGGCCAGTCGGGCCAGAGCCGTCTGACGCAGTACACCCGCTACCTCACCATCGCGCTCGGTGTGCTGCAGTCGACCACCCTCATCACGGTCGCCCGCTCCGGCGCCCTCTTCGGCACCTCCACGGTCGCCGAGTGCGGCCAGCTGATCACCAACGACGCCTGGTACGCCATCCTGCTCATGGTCATCACCATGACCGCGGGCACCGGCGTCATCATGTGGATGGGTGAGCTCGTCACCGAGCGCGGCATCGGCAACGGCATGTCGCTGCTCATCTTCACCTCGATCGCCTCGACCTTCCCGTCGTCGCTGTGGCTCATCGCCCAGACCCAGAGCTTCGAGACCTTCCTCGCCGTGCTCGCGGTCGGAGTCGCCGTCATCTTCGGTGTGGTGTTCGTCGAGCTCTCGCAGCGCCGCATCCCGGTGCAGTACGCCAAGCGCGTGGTCGGCCGGCGCACCTACGGCGGCAACAACACCTACATCCCCATCAAGGTGAACATGGCCGGTGTGGTGCCCGTCATCTTCGCGTCGTCGCTGCTGTACCTGCCGGCGCTCATCGCCCAGTTCAACCAGCCCGCCGCGGGCCAGGCGCCCGCCGAGTGGGTCACCTGGATCAACAACTACCTCGTGCGCGGCGACCACCCGCTGTACATGCTGCTGTACTTCCTGCTCATCGTCGGGTTCACCTACTTCTACGTCGCGATCACCTTCAACCCCGAAGAGGTCGCCGACAACATGAAGAAGTTCGGCGGCTTCATCCCCGGCATCCGTGCCGGCCGGCCGACCGCCGAGTACCTCGACTACGTGCTCACCCGCATCACGCTTCCCGGCTCGCTCTACCTCGGCCTCATCGCCCTGCTGCCCCTCATCGCGCTGGTCGCGGTCGGCGCCAACCAGAACTTCCCGTTCGGTGGCGCGTCGATCCTCATCATCGTGGGTGTGGGTCTCGAGACGGTGAAGCAGATCGACTCGCAGCTGCAGCAGCGTCACTACGAAGGGCTCCTCCGATGA
- a CDS encoding adenylate kinase produces MTDQAGTTDSNGSLRLLIIGPPGAGKGTQAARLSATYGIAAISTGDIFRENVKNGTPLGVKAKEYMDAGQYVPDSLTNDLVRDRLAQPDVADGFLLDGYPRTLQQVEELDGILGVAGTALDAVIVLTADTDEVVRRLLGRAAEQGRSDDSEEVIRKRLDVYAEQTAPLVEVYTERGLVVEVDGLGEIDEVTGRIIAALAAR; encoded by the coding sequence ATGACGGATCAGGCCGGCACCACCGACTCGAACGGTTCGCTCCGCCTCCTCATCATCGGCCCGCCCGGCGCGGGCAAGGGCACCCAGGCCGCGCGCCTGTCGGCGACCTACGGCATCGCCGCGATCTCCACCGGCGACATCTTCCGCGAGAACGTCAAGAACGGCACCCCGCTCGGCGTGAAGGCCAAGGAGTACATGGATGCGGGGCAGTACGTTCCCGACTCCCTCACCAACGACCTGGTGCGCGACCGTCTCGCCCAGCCCGACGTGGCCGACGGCTTCCTGCTCGACGGCTACCCGCGCACGCTGCAGCAGGTGGAGGAGCTCGACGGCATCCTCGGTGTGGCCGGCACGGCTCTCGACGCCGTGATCGTGCTCACCGCCGACACCGACGAGGTGGTGCGCCGGCTGCTCGGCCGCGCCGCCGAGCAGGGTCGCAGCGACGACAGCGAAGAGGTCATCCGCAAGCGGCTCGACGTCTACGCCGAGCAGACCGCCCCGCTCGTCGAGGTGTACACCGAGCGCGGCCTCGTGGTCGAGGTCGACGGGCTCGGCGAGATCGACGAGGTCACCGGCCGCATCATCGCCGCCCTCGCCGCGCGCTGA
- the map gene encoding type I methionyl aminopeptidase → MVAPGLATAASLAAVRAAIRPGISTLELDAIADRAIRELGGVSNFQMVPGYSHTVCASVNDDVVHGIPNGRRLEPGDIVSIDSGADIGGWNGDSAMTIVLDDPARPELVAARQLLSDVTEQSLWHGIARLATAHHLNEVGEAIEEYVEEHPSTKAGATYGILTDYIGHGIGRSMHEAPPVFNYRVRQRGPEVKPGLVVAIEPMITAGTTETFVRDDEWTVASADGSMASHWEHSVAVHKDGIWVLTAEDGGASGLLPLGITPVPIP, encoded by the coding sequence ATGGTCGCCCCCGGCCTCGCGACCGCGGCGTCTCTCGCCGCGGTGCGCGCCGCCATCCGCCCGGGCATCTCCACCCTCGAGCTCGACGCCATCGCCGACCGGGCGATCCGTGAGCTCGGCGGGGTCTCGAACTTCCAGATGGTTCCGGGGTACTCGCACACGGTCTGCGCCTCGGTGAACGACGACGTCGTGCACGGCATCCCGAACGGGCGCCGGCTCGAGCCGGGCGACATCGTGTCGATCGACAGCGGCGCCGACATCGGGGGCTGGAACGGCGACTCCGCGATGACCATCGTGCTCGACGACCCGGCTCGGCCGGAGCTCGTTGCCGCACGGCAGCTGCTCTCCGACGTGACCGAGCAGTCGCTCTGGCACGGCATCGCGCGGCTCGCCACCGCCCATCACCTCAACGAGGTCGGCGAGGCGATCGAGGAGTACGTGGAGGAGCATCCGTCGACCAAGGCGGGCGCGACGTACGGCATCCTCACCGACTACATCGGGCACGGCATCGGCCGCAGCATGCACGAGGCGCCGCCGGTGTTCAACTACCGGGTGCGTCAGCGCGGCCCCGAGGTGAAGCCCGGGCTGGTCGTCGCCATCGAGCCGATGATCACGGCGGGCACGACCGAGACCTTCGTGCGCGACGACGAGTGGACCGTGGCCTCGGCCGACGGCAGTATGGCGAGCCACTGGGAGCACTCGGTGGCGGTGCACAAGGACGGCATCTGGGTGCTGACCGCCGAAGACGGCGGGGCCTCGGGCCTCCTGCCTCTCGGCATCACGCCGGTGCCCATTCCGTAG